CCAGATTGACGATGGCAGCCACCTGACCGGCCTCCAGGGCACGGCCGGGATACAGCTCGACCAGCACCGAAGCGGTCGGCTTGCGGTCGTCGCGCACGAACACCGAGCTTTTCGGAATCGCCAGGTGCACACGGGCGGCCTTGACGTTGTTCAGAGCCGAAATGGTGCGGGCCAGCTCGCCTTCCAGGCCACGACGGTAACGGGTCGCTTCCATGAACTGGCTGGTGCCCAGGCCCTGGTCCTTGTCGAGGATCTCGAAGCCGATGTTGGCGTCGGTCTGGCTCACGCCGGCCTGGGCCAGCTGGATACGTGCGCGCTGCAAGTCATCGGCCTTGACCAGCAGGGCGCCAGAATTGGGCTCGACGGTATAACGGATGTTGGCTGCAGTGAGAGTGTCCATCACCTGCTTGCTGTCCAGCCCGGCGAGGCTGCCATACAGGGGACGGTAGTCAGGCTGCTGTGACCAGAGCACGACGGCGAAACCGATGGCCACGCTCGCCGCCAGACCGACCAGAAGGCCGACCTGACGAAGCATGGTCATCTCGGAAAGATTCTCCAGAAAGGCAAAGCCCATGAACGGCTTCTTTTCGGAGGCGCCCGCCCTTGCTGGAACGGAATCGGCTGCTGCTTCGGCCATGACTCAGTACATCCCTTAAACTGGCATCTGCATGATGTCTTGATAGGCCTGAACCAGCTTGTTACGGACCTGGGTCAGCGCCTGGAAGGACACACTGGCCTTCTGCGAGGAGATCATCACGTCAGTCAGGTCGACCCCGCTCTTGCCCATTTCGAAGGCGTTGGCCAGTTGACTGGAAGCAGCCTGGGTATCGGCGACCTTGTTGATCGCCTCGCCGAGCAGGTCGGCGAAATTGCTGCCGGCGACTTCGGGGACGTTCGCATTGACCTTGGGAGCGGCCATGGCGTCCATCTGCATGGCCCGCATATCCAACATCAAGCGATTAAATTCAACACCTTGGCTCATGGACGTTATCTCTCGTAAGGCCCGCAAATTTTTGACACCGGTTCAGCGAATACCTAAGTCATAGCAACAAGAGTGCCAGCTAAATACCGGCAAATGGCCATCTAGGCACATTGCCGCAGTTCGCGACAAACTCGAATACAGCCTCAGTCCCCGGCGCCTGCATACTCGCACGCGGATATTTCACTGTATCGGCATTTGACACAGATCACATAAATGAAAAATAAAAAAACACGGCCCATCGGCTTCAGGTCGCGTAGAGGTACGCCTCGACGTCCATTCCGGCATCGCGCATCTGTGCCAGTTTGTAACGCAAGGTACGCGGGCTGATACCCAGGCGATCAGCCGCTTCCTTGCGCCGCCCGCGCTCACTGCGCAGGGTATCGATGATCAGCTGGAACTCACGGCGCCGCAGATCTTCCCCCAGCGCCCCGGCAGTTTCAGGCACTGTGGTGGCAGGTATTTCAGTCACCGGCGCAACAGCCGCCGGCTCGACAGTGAAGCTCACCGGACCGGCCAGGCAGAAATCCTGCACCTGGATGATCCCGCCCTGCTGGAGAATCAGTGCCCGCTGCACGGCGTTGTCCAGCTCACGCACGTTGCCCGGCCAGGCATAGCTCACCAGGCAGGCGCGCGCCTGCTCGGAAAGCTGCACCGGAGCATGCTTCATTTTCTTGACGTGCTTGTTCAGTAAACGCTCGGCCAGCGGCAGGATATCGGCGGTTCTATGACGCAGGGGCTGCCAGGCCAGCGGAAAGACCGACAGGCGATAGTAAAGGTCTTCACGGAAGCGCCCCGCAGCCACCTCCCCTGCCAG
The Pseudomonas sp. DTU_2021_1001937_2_SI_NGA_ILE_001 DNA segment above includes these coding regions:
- the fliE gene encoding flagellar hook-basal body complex protein FliE, producing the protein MSQGVEFNRLMLDMRAMQMDAMAAPKVNANVPEVAGSNFADLLGEAINKVADTQAASSQLANAFEMGKSGVDLTDVMISSQKASVSFQALTQVRNKLVQAYQDIMQMPV